A segment of the Pseudomonas serboccidentalis genome:
CCGGCGATGCCCCGGCGGATAATCGACAATCTCGCCAAACTGGCTGAAACCCAGCTTCTTGTAGAATTCCGGCGCCTGAAAATCGAAGGTGTCCAGCCAGATGCCCAGGCAACTCTTCTCGTTAGCCAGCTCTTCGGCCATGGCCATCAGTCTTGAGCCAATGCCTCGGCCACGAGCTTTCTCCGGCACTGAAAGCAACTCGATATACATCCACTGGAATATCACCCGGCCATACAAGCCGCCGAGAATCGCGTCGTGCTCATCCCGCACCATGAGCGCGAAAGGTTCCGATGTGGAGCCACCGGTCTTGGCATCGTTATAGGCAATCAATGGCTCGAGAATGGCCTTGCGTTGTTCTTCCGTGGGGTTCTTCGACAACTCGATTCGCAACGTCATGCGCAACTTCCTTGTGAGGTGAACCGCCAGCCTATCCTGCCCGGGGGGCGTCTTCCAAGTCCTGCCTCATCCCTTTGGAACCGCCGTTGTCGTGCCGGGGTCTAGCGTTTACAGCGTCATTCCGAACGCGGTTGATGAGGACCCCCCATGAATATTTTCGAAGCCCTTCGCGAAAGCCACGACCGCCAGCGTAATTACGCCAAAGCCCTGGTCGAAACCAGCGGCGATACCCCGGAGCGGGTTGAAGCCTACAAGCAGCTTAAAGCCGAACTGCAGGCCCACGAAACCGCCGAAGAACGCCACTTCTATATTCCGCTGATGGAGTTCGACAACGGCGTCGACCTCAGCCGCCACGCGATCTCCGAGCATCACGAGATGGACGAGATGATGGAAGAGCTGGACGAAACCGAGATGTCCAGCCCGGCGTGGCTGGCAACGGCGAAGAAGCTCGCGGACAAGGTCCATCACCATCTCAAGGAAGAAGAGCAGAAGTTCTTCCAGATGGCCGGCAAGTTGCTCGATGACAAGCAAAAGGAACAGCTCGCCGGCCAATACGAAAAGGAGTACCAGGCACAACTGCCGTGAGCGCTGAATGGCGGTTTTTGCAGTGTCGGCGTGTAGGCCTTTAGCCATACGTCAGGTGGGTTTTGTCGCAATAAACTGTATATACATCCAGTATTTTCGATGTTTACTGCCGCCGAAGGTGGAGGCCTGCGACAAAACCGCCGATGGACAAAAAAACCACCTCCGTTAGCTTGAAGGCCTCTCCTCGGGAAGGAGAGTTCTTAAATCAACGGAGTGAACAACATGAATCAACCACAAGCTCAAACCCAACTGCGACACGGTCGCGTCACCTCTCCAGCCAGCCGTGGCTCGGTCGCTATCGACCTGGGCCTGCTGGCCGGCTGGCAAGTCAACGAAATGGAAGGCGGCAAGAACTTCCCGGCGCTGGTGGCCGGGCCGTTCCCGGCGCCGTATGGCT
Coding sequences within it:
- a CDS encoding GNAT family N-acetyltransferase; its protein translation is MTLRIELSKNPTEEQRKAILEPLIAYNDAKTGGSTSEPFALMVRDEHDAILGGLYGRVIFQWMYIELLSVPEKARGRGIGSRLMAMAEELANEKSCLGIWLDTFDFQAPEFYKKLGFSQFGEIVDYPPGHRRHYFQKRLNG
- a CDS encoding hemerythrin domain-containing protein translates to MNIFEALRESHDRQRNYAKALVETSGDTPERVEAYKQLKAELQAHETAEERHFYIPLMEFDNGVDLSRHAISEHHEMDEMMEELDETEMSSPAWLATAKKLADKVHHHLKEEEQKFFQMAGKLLDDKQKEQLAGQYEKEYQAQLP